AAAAAGCCCAGCCGTAGTAGGCTGGGCTTTTTGATGGCGAATGCTGAACGAAGGGGAAACGTGCCGTTAACCCCTTCGAACGCGATACTGAATTAATCAGACCGCAGGCATAGCTGCCAATGGGATGATGGCCCCACGATACTGAATCACTGTGCTGGCCGTTAAATGGCCACGCACGGCTGCATCGTGGGCGCTACCACCGGTCAGGCGAACCGCCAGATAACCGGCACTGAAAGAATCCCCTGCGGCGGTGGTATCCACTACTTTTTCTTTCGGCAATTTGACCGCCGGAACATCGTATTGGTGTGCTTCAAAGCCGTCTTTTACCCAGACGATACAAGAATCCGCGCCACGCTTGATAATAATCTCACTCACGCCCAATGCTTGAGTGCGATCAATCACCTGCTCTAATGGCTTCTCGCCCCACAGCATGTCTTCATCATCCAGTGTCAGGAAAGCGATATCCGTGCAGGCCAACATGTCACGGTAGGCTTCTTGAGTCTCTTCTTTGCTCTGCCACAGACGTGGGCGATAGTTGTTATCAAAGATAACTTTGCCACCATTTGCTCGGCAGGCTTGCAGCAATTTCAGTAAGCGCTGACGTGATGCACTGTCCAGAATCGCCAAACTGATGCCGCTGAGATACAGATAATCAAATTTTTCCAAGCGTTGGCAGATATCATCTGCCGCTGGACTGGTCAGCCAGAAACGCGCCGCGGCATCGTTACGCCAGTAATAGAAGGTGCGCTCGCCAGTGCTATCGGTTTCGATGAAATATAGCCCTGGCAACTTATTATCCATACGCTGGATAAGGTCAGTATGGATCTTCTCTTGCTGCCAAGCGGTCAGCATCTCTTCGCTAAAGCTATCAGTACCTAGTGCCGTCACATAGTGCACATTCAGCGCCTGCTCAGAAACCTGACGGGCAACATACACCGCTGTGTTCAGCGTATCACCGCCAAAGCCCCGGCTAAGGTCGGAACCTTTTTGTGACAGTTCAATCATGCATTCGCCGATAACGGCAATATTTTTGCTAGTCATGGAAAGCTGGCCTATTCCTGAATGTGTCTGTGATGAGAGTGGTTTAGGTTAGTCTCACTGCTGACTCCGCCAGAGTCAATAGTATTAAAACGACGTTTTAGATTTTTTATGATATAGGTTGGGAAACTGGCAAGTTTCCCACGCAGATGGGTAAAATTATGACGATTTTCGAAGGTCAGTGACACACTGACCACCAATCCCCCAGTTATCAGTATCCACCTCATCAATCACCACCACGGTCGTTGCTGGGTTTTTACCCAAGGTGTCGACTAACAGTTGAGTCACGCCAGCGATCAGCTGTTTTTTCTGTTCAGCCGTGGCCCCTTCGCGAGTAATCTTAATATTTACATAAGGCATATTCATCTCCATTAAGTGTAATGGCATTATTGAGTTATCTACTATAGATGGCTTAAAAGTACCGCGCCAACTCGCCTGAGAGCAAGAATCTGTCATGACACAATATAAAGTTATGGCCTCTGGAGTCGATAACATGTCCAGAAGGAATCACCTTTACCACAGGATGTCATCGAACGGTCGGCGGTACGAACTGCCATTAGGGTCTGATGACATACAACATGGCGACTAAACTGATGATGACGAATAAAGTATCAGGTTTGCTAGCGCCATCCTTTGCCGCCATTGATCGTAATAAAGGACAGAGCTTCTGGCGGCAATGTCAGCGTCGGTACACTTTTCAACCTATCTATCGCACATCCGGAGCGTTACTGGCGATCGAGTTACTCACGGCTGTTTTTCACCCTTCATCGCCGGATACTCGCCTGAATCCGGAGGATTACTTCAATGCCATCAGTATCGGTGACCGCTTAAATGTGGTGCTGGAACAGCTGAACATGATCAAGCAGTGGCACGCGATATTTGTTCACCACTCCGTGTTGGTTTCGATCAACATCGATGGTCAGGCGTTAATGGCGATGCAAGATGACAGACAGGCCAAACTGTTGATAGACGCTATGCCTTATGTCCGCTTTGAATTACTCGAGCATGTCGATACCTCCCTTGATACCCCCTTTGCGCGCATTGCAGAAGCCGATCGTCTGTGGCTGGACGATTTTGGTAGTGGGATGGCGAACTTCACTTCATTCCTGAGTTGGCGCTATGAGTACATCAAAGTTGCCCGTGATCTGTTTATCGTTTTGCAAGAAAGTGATGTCGGGAACCAACTGTTTTTCACGCTAATCACCTTGATGGATCGCTACAGTAAAGGGGTGATTGTTGAAGGCGTAGAAACCTCACAAGAGTGGGCCATGGTACAGCGTTCTGATGCCGCAGCAGCGCAAGGTTATTACCTTTCTCGGCCCACCTCATTTGATCGATTACAGGCACTGCCCATGCTGTTTTGTGGCTAATGTTTTATGAGTGCCAATGCTGTGTTTCCCCGCTGCTGCTTCTGCCAGCATCACGGCATTGATCTGCCCAAATAATGGATTCTATCCCATCATCGACTATGGTTAGTGTAGTCTTCTAAATCCACAGTATTCATCGGCTCATCACTTTCCTGACTGATTTTTCGACTAAAATACCGCAAAGTGACCCTCGAATAAGCACACCATAACGGTGGATTTAGCATTATCTTCTGATGACTGGCATGGAGCTATTATGACCAAAACTGGAAAAGTGCTCACGGGCATTGGCGGCGTGATTGTTCTGTTGGTGGTGGCGATGATTGTGTTTGTGATGACTTTCGACTGGAATCGCCTCAAACCAACGATTAACGAAAAAGTGTCCACTGAATTGCAACGACCATTCGCCATTCGTGGCAATTTGGGGGTTGATTGGTCACGAAAAGGCGATGAACCGGGTTGGCGCGGCTGGGTGCCTTGGCCACATATTCATGCAGAAGATCTGGTGTTGGGCAATCCACCGGATTTAGTTAGCGATAAAAAGGCGGGCGATAAAACGGCTTCCGCTGCTTTTCCCTCCGGTGAAATGGTCACCCTAAAACGAGTCGATGCGAGCATCGCGCCGTTAGCCTTACTGGCGAAAGAGGTCTGGATCCCCCGAATTTGGCTAACACAGCCGGATGCTCACTTGTTGCGGCTGGCTGACGGCAAAAATAACTGGACGTTCCATCTGGCCAATAGCCCGACAGAAGGTGAGAACACCGCATCCTCTTGGTCGGTCAATATCGACGATATCGTTTTTGATCGTGGTGAAATTAACCTGAACGATGCCACTTTAAAAGCTGACCTGCACGCTGTGATTGATCCCTTGGGTAAACCTTTGCCATTCGCTGAGGTGACCGGCACGGACAACAAAGAGAAAAAAGGCCAGCAGGCTGCAAATAACGGGCAAAGCAACACGGAAGACTATATTTTCGGTTGGAAGGTTGACGGCAAGTATCAGGGCCAGCCATTGACAGGCAGTGGCAAAATTGGCGGCATGTTATCGATGAGTGATGCAAGCCGGCCATTCCCGTTACAGGCTGATTTACGCTCGGGGTCAACTCGAATCGTGGTGGCCGGTACTTTAACGGATCCGGGCAATTTGGCGGGTTTGGATTTGCAATTGAAATTCTCCGGTGCGAGCTTGGATAACCTCTATCCGCTTATCGGTGTATTACTGCCCGCGACGCCGCCTTACAACACTGATGGCCGCTTAGTCGCGAGTCTTAAGCAAGCGGGTGGCGCAGTTTATCGCTATGAAAACTTTAACGGTAAGATTGGCGACAGCGATATTCACGGTGATTTGACCTATGCCGCCAGCCAACCGCGCCCCAAATTAACCGGAAAAATGTCATCAGAGAAATTACGTTTTGCGGATTTAGCGCCATTGATTGGGGCTGACTCCAATCAGGAAAAAGCGAATCGTGGCGAGCGAAATCGCCAACCGGCTAATAAGGTCTTACCGACGGAAAAGTTTGATACCAAAAGCTGGGACGTCATGGATGCTGATGTGACCTATGCAGCGAAACGCATTGAGCGCGATAAATCATTACCGCTAAGTAATCTGTCGACGCATGTGGTGCTGAATAATGGGGAGCTGTTACTCGATCCATTACGCTTTGGGATGGCAGGGGGCAACTTGAATGCGACGCTACGGTTGAATGGCAACAAGAACCCGATGCAAGGCAAGGTTGATCTCCATGCCCGTAAGCTGCAATTGAAAGAGCTATTGCCAGAGGTCACGGCGATGCGTAACAGCTTGGGGCAACTGAATGGCGATGCGTCCTTTACGGCGAGCGGTAACTCGGTTGCCGCACTACTGGCCACCAGTAATGGCAACCTGCGTTTGCTGCTCAACCAAGGATTGATCAGCCGCAGTTTGATGGAGTTACTGGGTCTGAATGTGGGTAACTATCTGGTGGCGAAGTTGTTTGGTGATGATGAGGTTAAGATTAACTGTGCAGTGGCGGATATTCAGCTGCGTAATGGGCTAGCAACACCACGGCTGTTTGTCATCGATACCGAAAACGCCATTATCAATGTGACGGGCAATATTAACTTCGCGACCGAACGGTTGGATTTATCCATTGATCCGGAGAGTAAAGGGCTGCGTATTCTGACCTTACGCTCCCCGCTCTATGTGAAGGGAACGTTTAAGCAACCAGATGCGGGAGTCAAAGCGGGGCCATTGATCGCCCGAGGCACCATTGCGGCGGTGTTAGGGGTCGCGCTGACGCCAGCGGCGGCATTGCTCGCACTGATTTCCCCCAGCGAAGCTGAAGAGAATCAGTGCACACCATTTTTGAATAAAATAAAGCAGAAAAAATAATTAGCTAGTGTATCGGTGGTTGGGGGAGCAACTGACAAGCGTGATCCTGCAACTCCTCCACTGATGCACGATGTAGCTTCGACATACTGGTTTTACTGGCAAGCAGCAAAAATTCACCGTTCGGCAAAGCTGTCATGGCTAAACCATAATTACCCATCTGGTCTTTTGCCCCAGAGACTTCATCGGCGAGTAAGCGAAACGCGCCTAAATGTTGTAATTCGATTGCTGTGGTGCGCCGAACGAAATAATCATGGCCCAATAGGCCGCCGGCTAAGGGCTGCCATTGTGGGCTGAAATCGGCCACTTGCGCTGCTAGCGCCGTTTTTACCTCTGGTTTCAGGCAAGAGATATGAATATGTAACTGATTCTGAGAGCGGCCAAATTGCGAATTAATGGTGAGGGAGATAATTGAATCATCAATTGGCGCGCCATACTTATCAGCCATAAAGTGGCGAGCTTGCCAAGCATCCCAAAAGTAGTTTGGGCTGTTGGCCGCGAGTATCTGAGGGCTTTCTATACCGCTGATTTTTGCCGTCGGCATCAATAAATATTGCAATGGCCCATGCATATCTTTGTACACCACAAACCCCCCCTGAGTATCAACCTCAATGCAAGGCTGCGAGTCATGATTGGCTTCCATATTCGGTACACATTGTTGGCTGACAATTCGCCACAATGCATCGGCATGATTAGAGCGCGTTTGATAGGCTGCAAACAGTCCAATAATCGCTATCAACACCAATATAATCCCTCTAAATTCCGTTTTTTTTATCGCACGTGACATAGGTGATCCTTCACTTTAGATGATGGGCCATCAGTGTAATGACAAATTTGAAACAAGGGCAGACCCCATGATGCTGAGTTAGCATTATGGGGTGTTGGCCTTAGTGGGTAGGGGGTTAACGCACTAACGTGTTTTTTCGCCTGAACTTGGCAGTAAGGTGTCATCCTCAGCATATTGGGCCGTGGCTATCCAAGCGGCGCAAAAGAGGGTCAATCGAGCAAAGAAGTAGAAAAAGGCCATCAAACCAATCACGGAACCAAATGCTGCGCCAGACGGTGAACTAGCAAGGCGTGGCAGCATCATGGTCATAATAAATTTGATGATTTCAAAGCCGATAGCCGCAATTAGCGTACCGCGCAGCAAGGCTTTTTTCTTCGGTTTATGTCGCGGCAGAATCCAGAATATCCATAAAAATAACAGATAATTAGCCGCTATTGAGATCGACATTGCAATCAAGGTCATGGCAGGTCGTAGCCATTCAATATCCCCCAGCCCTAATGCATTGACGATGGCTGATTGTGCAGCGCCCGCGATAGACGTCAGTGAGAGCGTGATAATCAGCGCGACAACTAACCCGATGAGCGAGACAAAATCGCGGGCATAGCGATAATAGAATTTCTCCTGATCCTGCGGGTTACGTTCCCAGATATCCCGTGACTGAGCGCGGATAGCTTCACGTAGATTCCCCATCCAACTAATACCGGAATAGAGCGCAATCGCTAAGCCAGTCAACCCGACCGTGGTCCGCTGCTGAATAGCGGTATTGACCGTATTTTTGAGGGTGGCTGCTAGCGAGGGATCACTGATGGTATTCACGATTTTATTAATTAATTCAGCCAGTAGGTCAGGGTTTGATGCCAGAACAAAACCCACGGCGGCGAAAGAAACCATCAAAATGGGGATCAGTGACAAAAACGAAAAATACGTAATAGCAGCCCCAAACTGGCTACCTAATCGATCATTAAAACGATCTGTGGCGCGGATAAGGTGGGCAACAGCTGGATATTTTTTCACTCGCAGTGTCATCCGTGTCATATAAGAAATCGCTTTCTTACCCGATTCAATGCTCGACGACAGTGGTGCGGCGCTGTTTTTCGGTGCGTTCGGCATAATTCTCCTAAAAGCTACAAACCCTAAGGGTAACCAAGAATGCCTAAGGGTTCATAACTTTAACGATTTTTTGCCCAAGTTTATCGGCCAATAACGCTTAGCGCATGGTAACAAACTCTTCGGCGGCGGTTGGGTGGATTGCGACAGTGTTGTCGAAATCTTTCTTGGTTGCGCCCATCTTCACCGCTACGGCGAAACCTTGCAGGATCTCATCCATCCCGAAACCAATACCATGGATGCCAACAATCTTCTCTTCTGCGCCCACGCAGACTAACTTCATGCGGCAAGGTTGACGGTGCTGAGTGACTGCGCTGTACATTGCCGTGAACGACGACTTGTACACTTTCACCTGATCGTCACCAAACTTCTCGCGAGCTTGCGGCTCGGTCAGGCCAATGGTGCCGATAGGTGGGTGGCTGAAAACGACCGTCGGGATATTGCTGTAGTCCAAATGCTCATCAGGCTTGTTGTTGAACAGGCGCTCAGACAAGCGGCGACCTGCTGCGACTGCCACAGGAGTCAGTTCAACTGCACCGGTGTTATCACCGACAGCATAAACACCAGGGACGTTGGTATTCTGGAACTTATCAACCTCGATATAGCCTTTATCATTGGTTTTGACGCCACTGGCAGCCAGATTCAGGTTGTCTGTTGCCGGTTCACGGCCAATCGCCCAAATGAGGTGATCGACAGTCACTGCTGTGCCATTTTCCAATTGCAGCGTTAGGCTGCCATCTGCATTTTTGATAACCGCTTTAGGAACAGATTCGGTATGCAGTGTCGGCCCTTCGGTGTTCATCACTTCCAGCAGTGTGTCCACAATCAACGGATCGAACGAGCGCAACGGTGCATGTTTGCGAACAAACAGGTGCGTTTCGGTGCCTAACCCATTGAGCACACCCGCGATTTCGACCGCGATATAGCCCGCGCCCACGACAGCAACGCGTTTTGGCATTTCATCCAAATCAAAGAAACCATCGGAATCGATACCATATTCAGCGCCGGGGATATCCGGATGGCTTGGGCGACCACCGGTGGCGATCAGAATGTGATCGGCGGTGATTTTTTCACCGTTAACTTCCACGGTATGTGCATCAACAAAACGTGCGAATCCTTGAATCACATCCACCTTATTATTGCCTAAACCGCGCTCATAAGATTGGTGGATACGATCGATGTAAGCAGTACGATTGGCGACCAGTTTCTTCCAATCGAAATGATTCACGGTAGTATCAAAGCCGTAATCAGGGCCATACAAATGAATGGCTTCGGCAATTTGCGCAGCATGCCACATGACTTTTTTCGGTACACAACCGACATTCACACAGGTGCCGCCGAGCTGTTTAGCTTCGATCAGCGCACATTTTTTACCATACATAGCTGCCCGGTTGATCGACGCAATTCCGCCACTGCCACCGCCAATTGCTAGATAGTCGTAATGTTTGGTCATCAGGGTCATTTCCAATATTCACCCATCAAATTACTGAGGGTAGAGTTGTTTAAAATTTGCCTAAGAGTTTAACGCTTACTCGCGTTTTGTCGCAAAGGTTGCATCAATGGCTCTGATTCGCGTGACCAATTGATTTAGGCTGTGCTTATTCAGGTACTACCCATTTCACCAGTGTATGACCATGGCCGGACGGTACGAGTGCTTTATGTAGCCATGGCAGCAGCGTGTTCATTTGCTGCTCGAGTTTCCAAGGTGGATTGATCACAATCATGCCAGAAGCCGTCATACCGTGCTGGTCGCTGTCAGGGCGAACCGCCAGTTCAATTTGCAAAATACGGCGAATACCCGTGGCTTCGAGATCCCGCAATAAGCGTTTGATTTGCTGACGCAAGACCACTGGATACCATAAAGCATAGGTGCCGGTTGCAAAGCGCTTATAGCCTTCCTGAATACCTTTCACCACGTCCTGATAATCTGTTTTCATCTCATAAGGCGGATCAATCAGAATGAAACCACGGCGAGACGCAGGCGGTAACTGCGACTTAAGCTGTTGATAGCCATCGGCACGTTGAACTTTTGCACGCTCATCTTTGGCGAATTCATTGCGCAGCAACGGATAATCGCTCGGGTGCAGTTCGGTCAGATGAATTCTGTCATCTTCACGCAATAAATGGCGTGCGATCAATGGTGAGCCTGGGTAATAACGCAACTTCTCGGCACGGTTAAAATAGTGGATAGCGCTCATGTACGGGGCTAAATCTTCCGGTAAGTCATCGCGTTGCCACAATTTGCCGATGCCCTCAAGGTATTCACCCGTGCGTTCTGCATGCTCACCACTCAGTTGGTAGCGACCGGCACCCGCGTGGGTATCCAAATACAGAAAGGGTTTTTCTTTCTCTTTCAAAGACTCAATAATCAGGCTTTGAACGGTATGTTTAAGGACGTCGGCATGGTTGCCAGCGTGAAAACTATGGCGGTAACTGAGCATATTATTTTAACCAATTGAGATTTTTTACATTGCGGCTGTGCTTATTGCGGCCTTTCTCTGTGAATGCAACAAAACATCATCGTCAGACACCGCAGCCAACACATTATGGCCACTAGTATAAACTGTCTGATGGATAAAAAGTGAAAAGCATTAAATTGCGCTGAATAACGCATCATTCGGTGAATATTTTATCGAGATACCCTAGGGAAGAGAATGAATAACAAGATAATCGCACAGCGATACCCTGATGCCTTGCAGTGGGCGTTTGGTGATAGCCCTGAAATGGCAGATGAACTGGCACAACTGGTCATTAGTGGTGCTAAAACAGCGACATGCGGCTCTTATGCGGCCTATAAGTCAGTGGCTTCGCCGGGCATTGGCGATCATAATATTGTCTTGAATAGCCGCAATGAGCCGGTTTGTGTTATCCAGACAGTGGCCTTAACGCTGGTACGTTTTTGCGATGTGACCGCAGAGATGGCCGCGAAAGAGGGGGAGGGTGATAAAAGTCTGGCGTACTGGCAGAAGGAGCATCAGGCCTTTTTTACCCGTGAGGGGGATTTCTCGCCTGAAATGTTGCTGGTCTTTGAAGAATTTAAGCTCATTGAGATTTTTGATTAGCGAGTTGGGGCTGGGTGCCATTGATTTTTACGCGAACAGACCTCATGTTAATTATTCATTCATCACTTATTTTCCGGCGCTGGACCCGTTCTGGCGCTGGCATTCAAAATTATAATTAGGACTGCCCTATGACAAATCCGCTGTTGACCCCGTTCTCCCTGCCGCCATTTTCTGCTATTCGCCCTGAAGATATCGTGCCTGCGGTGAAATCCGCTCTGGATGAATGCCGTCAAACGGTGGAGCGGGTTGTTGCCCAATCAGGGCCTTTCACTTGGGATAACCTGTGCCAACCATTGGCTGAAACAGATGACCGCTTATCACGGATCTGGTCACCGGTTGGGCATTTAAACTCCGTGAAGAATAGTCCGGAATTACGGACTGCTTATGAACAAAGCCTGCCGCTGCTGTCGGAATACGGCACTTGGGTCGGGCAACACAAAGGTTTGTATCAAGCCTATGTCAGCCTGAAAGAAGGGCCAGGGTTTGATGCGTTGACGGCCCCGCAGCGCAAAGCTGTTGAAAACGCACTGCGCGACTTCCAGTTGTCCGGTATTGGTCTGGCACCTGAGCAGCAAAAACGCTATGGCGAAATTGTGGCTCGCCTGTCTGAATTAGGCTCGACTTATAGCAATAACGTGCTTGATGCCACTATGGGTTGGAGCAAGCTGATTACCGATGTCGAGCAACTTAAAGGGCTGCCAGAGAGCGCATTAGCTGCCGCTAAAGCGATGGCAGAAGCCAAAGAGCAAGATGGCTGGTTGTTGACGCTGGATATGCCAAGTTATTTGCCCGTGCTGACTTACGCCGATAACGCCGAACTGCGCGAAGAGATGTATCGCGCCTTTGCAACTCGCGCCTCTGATCAAGGGCCAAATGCAGGTAAGTGGGATAACAGCGAAATCATGGCTGAAATCCTCACGTTACGCCATGAATTGGCACAGCTACTGGGCTTTAATAGCTATGCCGATAAATCGCTGGCGACCAAAATGGCCGAGAACCCACAGCAGGTATTGGGCTTCTTAAATGATTTGGCGAAACGCGCCCGCCCACAGGCGGAGCAAGAGCTGGCACAGTTACAGGCATTTGCTGAAAAACAGTATGGCGTCAGTGAGTTAGCGGCTTGGGATATTACCTATTATTCCGAGAAACAAAAACAGCACTTGTTCTCCATCAGCGATGAACAATTGCGGCCCTATTTCCCAGAACAGCGTGTGGTTGAAGGGCTGTTTGAAGTGGTTAAACGCATTTACGGGATCACCGCGAAAGAGCGCCACGATGTCGATACTTGGCATCCAGATGTGCGTTTCTTCGAACTCTATGACGCCAGTGGCGATCTGCGTGGCAGCTTCTATCTTGATTTGTATGCCCGTGAGCATAAGCGCGGCGGAGCTTGGATGGATGATTGTGTCGGCAGCCTGCGTTTGGCGAACGGCCAGTTACAAAAACCCGTGGCCTACCTGACCTGTAACTTTAACGGGCCAGTCGGCGGTAAACCGGCGCTCTTTACCCATAACGAAGTCACCACGCTGTTCCATGAATTTGGCCATGGCTTGCATCATATGTTGACCAAAATTGATACAGCGGGTGTGTCGGGTATCAATGGCGTGCCGTGGGATGCGGTCGAATTACCAAGCCAGTTTATGGAAAACTGGTGCTGGGAGCCGGAAGCGCTGGCATTTATTTCGGGTCATTACGAAACTCACGAACCGTTGCCGCAAGAGATGCTAGATAAACTGCTGGCGGCGAAAAACTACCAAGCAGCGCTGTTTATTTTACGCCAACTGGAGTTTGGGCTGTTTGATTTCCGTATGCATTACGAGTTCGATCCACTGACGGGCGCACAGATCTTGCCGATCTTGTATGAAGTGAAAAAACAGGTCGCGGTTGTGCCATCGCCAACGTGGGGCCGCTTCCCACATGCCTTTAGCCATATCTTTGCTGGGGGGTATGCCGCCGGTTATTACAGCTATCTGTGGGCGGAAGTACTTTCGGCTGATGCGTTCTCGCGCTTTGAAGAAGAAGGGATTTTCAACGCAGCAACGGGGCAATCCTTCCTCGATGAAATTCTGTCCCGTGGCGGCTCAGAAGAGCCAATGACGTTGTTCAAGCGCTTCCGTGGCCGTGAGCCGCAGTTGGATGCTATGCTGCGCCATTACGGTATCAAGGGCTAGAATGTGTCACAGGTAAGTATTTGTCTATTGTCTGAAGCAGGCGCCGATACCGGCGCCTTGTCTATTCTGGCTGAACGTTGGGGGTTAGTCTCTGATGATCAAGCCGTTATGGCGCTGGTGTTGACACCTGAGCGTCTTGAATTGCGCAAACGAGATGAGCCAAAACTGGGCGGCATTTATGTTGATTTTGTTGCTGGCACCCAGGCTCATCGTCGCAAGTTCGGCGGTGGGCGGGGTGAAGCGGTCGCTAAAGCGGTAGGGATTAAAAAAGGTTATCTTCCTCGGGTGGTTGATGCTACGGCAGGCTTGGGGCGGGATGCTTTCGTATTGGCATCGCTAGGCTGTCATGTGCAAATGCTAGAACGTCATCCGGTGGTGGCTGCTTTGCTAGAGGATGGTTTGCGCCGTGGGTATCAGGATGCTGAAATTGGTCCTTGGTTACGCGAGCGCTTAACACTGCTGCACGCTTCCAGCCTGACGTCACTCGCGGCGATTGAACCTCGGCCAGAAGTGGTTTATCTCGATCCGATGTACCCGCACCGGCAAAAAAGCGCCTTGGTTAAAAAGGAGATGCGGGTGTTCCAATCGCTGGTGGGCGCAGATGAAGATGCTGATGGTTTGTTAGCTCCGGCCCGAGCGCTGGCGACTAAGCGGGTGGTGGTTAAGCGGCCCGATTATGCCGAACCTTTAGCGGGAATTGCGGCTCAGGCAGCGGTGACGACGAAAAGCCACCGTTTTGATCTCTACTTACCTTAGCCACTCTTTATTTCAATTTCAGGCTACCTCACGATAAAGTTGCTAGCCTGAATTTGAATATTGATAAGTTATTACGCAGTCAGTTGTGGGCTAACAATAAAATTATTGATTGTCAGTTGATGTTTGCCAATAAGCGAAATCATCATGTCGGTTTCATGCACATTATTATCAAAATCAATCATGAGATAAGTTATATCTTTTATTTCATTATATTTTTGTATTATTTCCGTTTGATCACTAGAACTGAATCTATCAACAAGCGCAATGCCGCTGCTACCAAACAAGATAGGTGATAAATCAATTTTATCTTTATCTGATTTAAAGTCATGTAGGGTATCTGGGCGTGTCGAGATGGAATCGCTCGTTCTGTTGTAGCGGAAGATATTATTTCCTCCATTACCCCACAACTGATCGGCACCAGCACCGCCGGTCAGAGTATTATCCGTCTCGTTGCCATGTAATTTATCATCTCCACTGCCGCCAATGGCATTTTCAATTACAACATCCGCAGCAATTGAGATATTCCCCATTAGTCCACCGACATCCGAAAAACTCATTTCCAGAAGGTTAATATTTTGATTCTCGCTATATCCGGAGAAATCGAATGTATCAATGCCACCCGCATCCCAAACACAAAATATCAACTTATCTGATGCTACGTTTGCCGAAAGAAACTCTCTTTCACTATTAGAGTTGAAGCCATAGACGGTATCGCCAGTGCGGGTATTCATGTTTGCCCCATAGAGGTATTGGATTGCGGCGATATCATATAGTTGTGGTGTGGAGGGAGTGAATTTACCATAATCCGCACCTGATGCCTGTTCTGAAAGGTAACTCATGATGCTGACTTGTTGAGTGTGTTGCTGATGTTTCGGCGTGTTTT
The window above is part of the Yersinia massiliensis genome. Proteins encoded here:
- the yhjD gene encoding inner membrane protein YhjD, which produces MPNAPKNSAAPLSSSIESGKKAISYMTRMTLRVKKYPAVAHLIRATDRFNDRLGSQFGAAITYFSFLSLIPILMVSFAAVGFVLASNPDLLAELINKIVNTISDPSLAATLKNTVNTAIQQRTTVGLTGLAIALYSGISWMGNLREAIRAQSRDIWERNPQDQEKFYYRYARDFVSLIGLVVALIITLSLTSIAGAAQSAIVNALGLGDIEWLRPAMTLIAMSISIAANYLLFLWIFWILPRHKPKKKALLRGTLIAAIGFEIIKFIMTMMLPRLASSPSGAAFGSVIGLMAFFYFFARLTLFCAAWIATAQYAEDDTLLPSSGEKTR
- a CDS encoding CDP-diacylglycerol diphosphatase; the protein is MSRAIKKTEFRGIILVLIAIIGLFAAYQTRSNHADALWRIVSQQCVPNMEANHDSQPCIEVDTQGGFVVYKDMHGPLQYLLMPTAKISGIESPQILAANSPNYFWDAWQARHFMADKYGAPIDDSIISLTINSQFGRSQNQLHIHISCLKPEVKTALAAQVADFSPQWQPLAGGLLGHDYFVRRTTAIELQHLGAFRLLADEVSGAKDQMGNYGLAMTALPNGEFLLLASKTSMSKLHRASVEELQDHACQLLPQPPIH
- the pdeH gene encoding cyclic-guanylate-specific phosphodiesterase, which encodes MATKLMMTNKVSGLLAPSFAAIDRNKGQSFWRQCQRRYTFQPIYRTSGALLAIELLTAVFHPSSPDTRLNPEDYFNAISIGDRLNVVLEQLNMIKQWHAIFVHHSVLVSINIDGQALMAMQDDRQAKLLIDAMPYVRFELLEHVDTSLDTPFARIAEADRLWLDDFGSGMANFTSFLSWRYEYIKVARDLFIVLQESDVGNQLFFTLITLMDRYSKGVIVEGVETSQEWAMVQRSDAAAAQGYYLSRPTSFDRLQALPMLFCG
- a CDS encoding AsmA family protein, translated to MTKTGKVLTGIGGVIVLLVVAMIVFVMTFDWNRLKPTINEKVSTELQRPFAIRGNLGVDWSRKGDEPGWRGWVPWPHIHAEDLVLGNPPDLVSDKKAGDKTASAAFPSGEMVTLKRVDASIAPLALLAKEVWIPRIWLTQPDAHLLRLADGKNNWTFHLANSPTEGENTASSWSVNIDDIVFDRGEINLNDATLKADLHAVIDPLGKPLPFAEVTGTDNKEKKGQQAANNGQSNTEDYIFGWKVDGKYQGQPLTGSGKIGGMLSMSDASRPFPLQADLRSGSTRIVVAGTLTDPGNLAGLDLQLKFSGASLDNLYPLIGVLLPATPPYNTDGRLVASLKQAGGAVYRYENFNGKIGDSDIHGDLTYAASQPRPKLTGKMSSEKLRFADLAPLIGADSNQEKANRGERNRQPANKVLPTEKFDTKSWDVMDADVTYAAKRIERDKSLPLSNLSTHVVLNNGELLLDPLRFGMAGGNLNATLRLNGNKNPMQGKVDLHARKLQLKELLPEVTAMRNSLGQLNGDASFTASGNSVAALLATSNGNLRLLLNQGLISRSLMELLGLNVGNYLVAKLFGDDEVKINCAVADIQLRNGLATPRLFVIDTENAIINVTGNINFATERLDLSIDPESKGLRILTLRSPLYVKGTFKQPDAGVKAGPLIARGTIAAVLGVALTPAAALLALISPSEAEENQCTPFLNKIKQKK
- a CDS encoding sugar kinase, with translation MTSKNIAVIGECMIELSQKGSDLSRGFGGDTLNTAVYVARQVSEQALNVHYVTALGTDSFSEEMLTAWQQEKIHTDLIQRMDNKLPGLYFIETDSTGERTFYYWRNDAAARFWLTSPAADDICQRLEKFDYLYLSGISLAILDSASRQRLLKLLQACRANGGKVIFDNNYRPRLWQSKEETQEAYRDMLACTDIAFLTLDDEDMLWGEKPLEQVIDRTQALGVSEIIIKRGADSCIVWVKDGFEAHQYDVPAVKLPKEKVVDTTAAGDSFSAGYLAVRLTGGSAHDAAVRGHLTASTVIQYRGAIIPLAAMPAV
- a CDS encoding 2-hydroxymuconate tautomerase family protein — translated: MPYVNIKITREGATAEQKKQLIAGVTQLLVDTLGKNPATTVVVIDEVDTDNWGIGGQCVTDLRKSS